From one Sphaeramia orbicularis chromosome 9, fSphaOr1.1, whole genome shotgun sequence genomic stretch:
- the ccdc117 gene encoding coiled-coil domain-containing protein 117 isoform X2: MHRSVPTSGDLGFLPAMYSFSGPTNLPEFDLGPPSTSGHLQRGPHSNNWETRCLRKHRRRVDDEGCSAKRRRLMVETEVDILNNSSRSTSTEWPAANSCSSVSAQQASPTLPQLCPAPQTMTLSQPSALPRPETDSSCMEIEAAQRKLQEIEDRITLEDDDEDEDLDAEPAPRRPVLVISDSLKEGLQRGISDILPHTVAQSVSHSCMELVLWRPPDDPFCRRLKGSLQKQRKQQTVSRQPPTPCPSPSPHTSLSPSSPPADTHSPLYSFPVAHSSGEEDMEM, from the exons ATGCATCGTTCTGTCCCCACAAGCGGTGATTTGGGGTTCCTTCCAGCCATGTATTCATTTTCGGGCCCAACAAATCTGCCAGAGTTTGACCTCGGGCCTCCGAGTACATCTGGACATCTACAGAGAGGACCACACTCTAACAA CTGGGAGACACGGTGCCTCAGGAAACACAGACGGAGAGTTGATGATGA AGGATGCAGTGCCAAAAGGCGGCGGTTAATGGTGGAGACAGAAGTAGACATTTTGAACAACTCTAGCAGGAGCACGTCCACTGAGTGGCCTGCTGCAAACAGCTGCTCTTCTGTGTCTGCACAGCAAGCTAGTCCAACACTTCCACAGCTCTGCCCAGCACCTCAAACCATGACTTTATCACAACCCTCTGCCCTGCCCAGACCTGAGACAGACAGCTCATGCATGGAGATAGAAGCAGCTCAGAGGAAACTTCAAGAGATTGAAGACAG AATAACgctggaggatgatgatgaggatgaggacctAGATGCAGAGCCAGCCCCAAGACGGCCGGTACTAGTGATTTCTGACAGTTTGAAGGAAGGTCTACAACGTGGCATCAGTGATATCCTCCCTCACACTGTAGCCCAATCTGT GAGCCATTCCTGTATGGAGTTAGTCTTGTGGCGGCCACCAGACGATCCCTTCTGTCGGAGGCTAAAAGGCTCTTTACAGAAACAGCGTAAACAACAGACTGTGTCCCGTCAACCTCCCACTCCATGCCCATCTCCCAGCCCTCACACCTCCCTTAGCCCTTCCAGTCCTCCAGCAGACACACACTCTCCTCTGTACAGCTTCCCTGTTGCCCACAGCTCTGGAGAGGAAGACATGGAAATGTAA
- the ccdc117 gene encoding coiled-coil domain-containing protein 117 isoform X1 — translation MHRSVPTSGDLGFLPAMYSFSGPTNLPEFDLGPPSTSGHLQRGPHSNNSWETRCLRKHRRRVDDEGCSAKRRRLMVETEVDILNNSSRSTSTEWPAANSCSSVSAQQASPTLPQLCPAPQTMTLSQPSALPRPETDSSCMEIEAAQRKLQEIEDRITLEDDDEDEDLDAEPAPRRPVLVISDSLKEGLQRGISDILPHTVAQSVSHSCMELVLWRPPDDPFCRRLKGSLQKQRKQQTVSRQPPTPCPSPSPHTSLSPSSPPADTHSPLYSFPVAHSSGEEDMEM, via the exons ATGCATCGTTCTGTCCCCACAAGCGGTGATTTGGGGTTCCTTCCAGCCATGTATTCATTTTCGGGCCCAACAAATCTGCCAGAGTTTGACCTCGGGCCTCCGAGTACATCTGGACATCTACAGAGAGGACCACACTCTAACAA CAGCTGGGAGACACGGTGCCTCAGGAAACACAGACGGAGAGTTGATGATGA AGGATGCAGTGCCAAAAGGCGGCGGTTAATGGTGGAGACAGAAGTAGACATTTTGAACAACTCTAGCAGGAGCACGTCCACTGAGTGGCCTGCTGCAAACAGCTGCTCTTCTGTGTCTGCACAGCAAGCTAGTCCAACACTTCCACAGCTCTGCCCAGCACCTCAAACCATGACTTTATCACAACCCTCTGCCCTGCCCAGACCTGAGACAGACAGCTCATGCATGGAGATAGAAGCAGCTCAGAGGAAACTTCAAGAGATTGAAGACAG AATAACgctggaggatgatgatgaggatgaggacctAGATGCAGAGCCAGCCCCAAGACGGCCGGTACTAGTGATTTCTGACAGTTTGAAGGAAGGTCTACAACGTGGCATCAGTGATATCCTCCCTCACACTGTAGCCCAATCTGT GAGCCATTCCTGTATGGAGTTAGTCTTGTGGCGGCCACCAGACGATCCCTTCTGTCGGAGGCTAAAAGGCTCTTTACAGAAACAGCGTAAACAACAGACTGTGTCCCGTCAACCTCCCACTCCATGCCCATCTCCCAGCCCTCACACCTCCCTTAGCCCTTCCAGTCCTCCAGCAGACACACACTCTCCTCTGTACAGCTTCCCTGTTGCCCACAGCTCTGGAGAGGAAGACATGGAAATGTAA